A region from the Brassica napus cultivar Da-Ae chromosome C8, Da-Ae, whole genome shotgun sequence genome encodes:
- the LOC106431988 gene encoding radial spoke head 10 homolog B — translation MEGQAKLTRTQSSLLRSPSTTVRSSFQSLSVIASEVSHQRQDLEAGEKEEKQRRKPPKPFGSSPRTGLTRINPGLAFTMVSLSFLSLSSFIFFVVFSQTDELLTSENLLLALIFVAVALFFASKNIALLNQTILALKETTKLFGFHSKNRSEPVQWYIGDTETKPEKKIKPFVKEGVHFYSNGDFYEGEFHKGKCNGSGVYYYFVRGRYEGDWVDGRYDGHGIESWARGSRYKGQYRQGLRHGYGVYRFYTGDCYAGEWLNGQSHGFGVQSCADGSSYVGESRFGVKHGLGSYHFRNGDKYAGEYFGDKIHGFGVYRFANGHCYEGAWHEGRKQGYGAYSFRTGDAKSGEWDSGNLVAFLHPTSEPVRRAVQAARETAKKAVTRRRVDEQVSRAVAAANKAATAARVAAVKAVQNQMDGNFCQS, via the exons ATGGAAGGACAGGCGAAGCTGACGAGGACACAGTCGTCGCTGCTCCGGTCACCGTCGACGACGGTAAGATCGTCTTTTCAGAGCTTAAGTGTAATCGCTAGCGAAGTCTCTCACCAGAGACAAGATCTAGAAGCcggagagaaagaagagaagcagAGAAGAAAACCGCCTAAACCGTTCGGTTCCAGTCCTCGAACCGGTTTAACCCGAATCAACCCGGGTCTAGCCTTCACGATGGTTTCTCTCTCCTTCCTCAGCCTCTCgtctttcatcttcttcgtcgtcttctCCCAAACCGATGAGCTTCTCACCTCCGAGAACCTCCTCCTAGCTCTGATCTTCGTCGCCGTCGCTCTCTTCTTCGCCTCCAAGAACATCGCTCTCCTCAACCAAACCATACTCGCACTCAAAGAAACCACCAAACTCTTTGGCTTCCACAGCAAGAACCGGTCAGAACCGGTTCAGTGGTACATCGGCGATACCGAAACCAAACCGGAGAAGAAGATCAAACCGTTCGTCAAAGAAGGAGTTCATTTCTACAGCAACGGAGATTTCTACGAAGGAGAGTTTCACAAAGGGAAATGCAACGGGAGCGGTGTGTACTACTACTTCGTGAGAGGACGTTACGAAGGTGATTGGGTCGATGGGAGATACGATGGTCATGGGATCGAGAGCTGGGCTAGAGGGAGTAGATACAAAGGCCAGTATAGGCAAGGGCTTAGACATGGTTACGGAGTTTACAGATTCTACACTGGTGATTGCTACGCTGGTGAGTGGCTTAATGGTCAAAGCCATGGGTTTGGTGTTCAGTCTTGTGCTGATGGTAGCTCCTATGTTGGTGAATCAAGATTTGGTGTCAAACATGGGCTTGGATCTTACCATTTCag AAATGGAGATAAGTATGCAGGAGAGTACTTTGGAGACAAGATTCATGGGTTTGGTGTGTACCGTTTTGCTAATGGTCATTGTTATGAAGGAGCGTGGCATGAAGGTCGTAAGCAAGGGTATGGTGCTTACTCGTTTAGAACCGGTGATGCTAAATCAGGTGAGTGGGATTCAGGGAATCTTGTAGCGTTTCTTCATCCTACGAGCGAGCCGGTTCGGAGAGCGGTTCAGGCTGCTAGAGAAACGGCTAAGAAGGCTGTGACTCGGAGACGAGTAGATGAGCAAGTTAGCCGAGCCGTGGCAGCTGCTAATAAGGCTGCAACGGCGGCAAGAGTGGCTGCGGTAAAAGCAGTTCAGAATCAGATGGATGGTAACTTTTGTCAAAGTTGA
- the LOC125591735 gene encoding nuclear transcription factor Y subunit B-9-like — translation MPPEQDQYLPIASVTRIMRNAFGYDRKYISFVTAEASDTCQSERRTTITAGDMLSAMSNLGFEDYVEPLNVFIHRYRLSETDRGCSLRGETSSFDPAYGGSGTGFHGPSHHGPTPHGPPPHGTLPYGPLPHVPPPPGPYGCGMLDQSMVLGGGDQYYPNGSGQDLITGGGGSSSSMNGMPLCDHCGHYK, via the coding sequence ATGCCTCCTGAACAAGACCAATACCTGCCAATCGCAAGCGTCACAAGGATCATGCGTAATGCTTTCGGCTATGACCGCAAGTATATTAGCTTTGTGACCGCTGAAGCTAGCGATACTTGCCAATCTGAGCGACGTACGACAATAACTGCTGGCGATATGCTTTCGGCTATGAGCAATCTCGGGTTCGAAGATTACGTTGAACCACTCAATGTGTTCATTCATCGGTACCGTCTGTCCGAGACCGATCGTGGGTGTTCACTTAGAGGTGAAACATCGTCGTTTGACCCGGCCTATGGAGGAAGTGGTACTGGGTTTCACGGTCCATCACATCATGGCCCAACCCCTCATGGCCCACCACCGCATGGTACACTACCTTATGGTCCACTACCTCATGTCCCACCTCCTCCGGGTCCTTATGGTTGCGGTATGTTGGATCAGTCTATGGTTTTGGGCGGTGGTGATCAGTACTACCCAAACGGGTCGGGACAGGATTTAATTACTGGTGGTGGTGGATCTTCATCTTCTATGAATGGAATGCCGTTATGTGACCATTGTGGTCACTACAAGTGA
- the LOC106431987 gene encoding phosphatidylinositol 4-phosphate 5-kinase 1: MMQESLHSEDVEEEEEVLSSIRRDDSLPLAKPPPIMTRSRSQVATRRVTPTPPPLEIEKPLPNGDLYIGSFSGGFPHGSGKYLWSDGCMYEGEWKRGKASGKGKFSWPSGATYEGEFKSGRMEGFGTFTGADGDTYRGTWAADRKHGHGQKRYANGDFYEGTWRRNLQDGRGRYVWRNGNQYTGEWRGGVISGKGLLVWPNGDRYEGYWENGVPRGSGVFTCVDGSSCVGAWDRSNVMRSFFDGVEKSGLVVAATRKRSSVDSGGGSLGGEKVFPRICIWESDGEAGDITCDIIDNVEASMIYRERVSVDRVRQFKKNPCWFNGEAKKAGETISKGHKKYDLMLNLQLGIRYSVGKHASVVRELKQADFDPKEKFWTRFPPEGTKTTPPHQSVDFRWKDYCPLVFRRLRDHFQVDPAEYMLAICGNEALRELSSPGKSGSFFYLTQDDRFMIKTVKKSEVKVLLRMLPSYYKHVCQYENSLVTRFYGVHCVKPVGGQKTRFIVMGNLFCSEYRIQRRFDLKGSSHGRSTAKPEGEIDETTTLKDLDLNFAFRLQRNWYQELMKQIKRDCEFLEAERIMDYSLLVGVHFRDDSTGEKMGLSPFVLRSGRIDSYQNEKFMRGCRFLEAELQDMDRILAGRKPSIRLGANMPARAERMARRSDFDQYTSGGGANYPSHAEMYEVVLYFGVIDILQDYDITKKIEHAYKSLQADPASISAVDPKLYSKRFRDFISRIFIEDG, encoded by the exons ATGATGCAAGAATCGCTTCATAGTGAAgacgttgaagaagaagaagaagtgttatCGAGCATTCGAAGAGACGATTCATTGCCGTTAGCTAAACCTCCTCCCATCATGACGCGATCCCGATCCCAAGTAGCCACGCGGCGCGTGACCCCCACGCCGCCTCCCCTGGAGATCGAGAAGCCGCTCCCGAACGGGGATCTCTACATCGGGAGCTTCTCCGGCGGGTTCCCGCACGGATCCGGGAAGTACCTCTGGAGCGACGGGTGCATGTACGAAGGCGAGTGGAAGCGAGGGAAGGCCTCCGGGAAGGGCAAGTTCTCGTGGCCGAGCGGCGCCACCTACGAGGGCGAGTTCAAGTCCGGGAGGATGGAAGGGTTCGGGACCTTCACCGGCGCCGACGGGGACACCTACCGAGGAACCTGGGCGGCGGATCGGAAGCACGGGCACGGGCAGAAGCGCTACGCCAACGGAGACTTCTACGAAGGGACGTGGAGGAGGAATCTACAAGATGGCCGTGGACGGTACGTCTGGAGAAACGGGAATCAGTACACCGGAGAGTGGAGAGGAGGAGTGATCTCCGGGAAGGGGCTGCTCGTGTGGCCTAATGGTGATCGTTACGAAGGTTATTGGGAGAACGGTGTGCCGAGAGGGAGCGGGGTGTTTACTTGCGTTGACGGGAGCTCTTGCGTTGGGGCTTGGGATCGGAGTAATGTGATGAGGAGTTTCTTCGACGGTGTTGAGAAGAGTGGTTTGGTTGTGGCGGCCACGAGGAAGAGGTCTTCGGTTGATAGTGGAGGTGGGAGTTTAGGTGGGGAGAAGGTTTTCCCGAGGATTTGTATTTGGGAGTCTGATGGTGAAGCTGGAGATATCACTTGTGATATTATTGATAACGTTGAGGCGTCGATGATTTATAGAGAGAGGGTTTCGGTTGATCGTGTGCGTCAGTTTAAGAAGAATCCTTGTTGGTTTAACGGCGAGGCGAAGAAGGCGGGAGAGACTATTTCTAAAGGGCATAAGAAGTATGACTTGATGCTGAATTTGCAGTTGGGAATCAG gtACTCTGTTGGGAAACATGCGTCTGTTGTTAGAGAGCTTAAGCAGGCTGATTTTGATCCAAAGGAGAAGTTTTGGACGAGGTTTCCGCCGGAAGGTACTAAGACTACGCCGCCGCATCAGTCGGTTGATTTCCGGTGGAAGGATTATTGCCCTTTGGTGTTCAG ACGTCTCAGGGATCATTTCCAAGTGGATCCAGCTGAGTATATGTTAGCTATATGTGGAAACGAGGCTCTTAGGGAGTTATCTTCACCTGGAAAGAGTGGAAGCTTCTTTTACCTAACGCAAGATGATAGGTTTATGATCAAGACTGTGAAGAAGTCGGAAGTCAAG GTGCTTCTGAGAATGCTTCCAAGTTACTACAAACATGTCTGTCAATATGAAAACTCCCTCGTGACTAGATTCTACGGCGTTCATTGCGTGAAACCCGTTGGTGGCCAGAAG ACTCGGTTTATCGTCATGGGAAACTTGTTCTGCTCCGAGTATAGAATCCAGAGACGGTTTGATCTCAAAGGGTCTTCCCATGGAAGGAGTACAGCAAAGCCTGAAGGGGAGATTGATGAGACCACGACTCTAAAGGACCTTGATCTCAATTTTGCTTTCCGTCTTCAGAGAAATTGGTATCAAGAGCTTATGAA GCAAATAAAACGCGACTGTGAGTTCTTGGAAGCGGAGAGGATAATGGATTATAGCCTTTTAGTTGGTGTGCACTTCCGTGATGACAGCACAGGAGAAAAGATGGGGCTTTCTCCATTCGTCTTGAGATCTG GTAGGATAGATTCATATCAGAATGAGAAATTCATGCGTGGTTGTCGCTTCCTTGAAGCTGAACTTCAAGACATGGACCGGATTTTAGCTGGCAG GAAACCATCGATAAGATTAGGTGCAAACATGCCAGCAAGAGCCGAACGAATGGCCAGAAGAAGCGACTTTGATCAGTATACATCAGGAGGAGGAGCTAACTATCCATCTCACGCTGAGATGTATGAAGTGGTACTCTACTTTGGAGTCATTGACATCTTGCAAGACTACGACATAACCAAAAAGATAGAGCATGCTTACAAGTCGTTACAAGCAGACCCTGCTTCAATCTCAGCCgttgatcctaaactctattcTAAGAGGTTCAGAGATTTCATCAGTAGGATCTTCATCGAAGACGGCTAA